A segment of the Hemicordylus capensis ecotype Gifberg chromosome 6, rHemCap1.1.pri, whole genome shotgun sequence genome:
GGTTCTCAGGTTTCCCTGTTTCTACTGTGCAGACAACATGGATATTCAGCTTGCCATTTTGTGGGCCCAACAGAGTCAATCATTTCTTTTGTGACAGTCCCCCAGTGCTAGAATTAGCCTGTGCTGACACCTACATGTTTGAAATTGAGGCTCTCACAGCCACTGTGCTAttcatcatgttccctttcctGTTGATTCTCCTCACATATGTCCGCATCATCACTACTATCTTAAGCATGTCCTCAGCAGAGGGGAGGCATAAAGCCTTCTCTACATGTTCCTCTCATCTTTTGGTGGTTACTCTGTTTTATGGCACAGCCACATCTACCTACTTCAGACCTAAGTCCAGCTACTCACCAGATACAAAGAAAATCCTCTCCCTCTCCTACACAGTCTTCACCCCCATGTTAAACCCCATTATCTACAGCCTGAGAAACAAGGAGGTAAAAGGTGCCTTGAAGAGAACATTAGGCAGAAGAATATTTgctcagaaataataataaaaaaattgtgGTTGACCCAGTGTAGTGGGCAGAGTTGGTGGCTGCCTCTTGATATTgtttttgatattgtttttgaaaGGCAGAGGTTCAGTGACTAGGAGTGCAACCAGTCACACTAGCTAAAGATCTTATTTCAGTGGCAGTGGATGGCTAGACTGAGGACCAGCAGCAGCCAAGCCctcacacattattattattattattattattattaaatggaaTGAAGTCAATGAAATACAATTCCATCTCCACACACTGTGCTGCTTCTTTCTCATAGATCAAATGTTATCACAGATGGAATTCCTTGGATAGTTCAAATTCTTTTCTACTAATTTGCATTCTGAACATTAGTTTCTTCAAGGCTGTTTTGATATCCTGGTTCCTCAAGGTGTAGATCATTGGGTTGAGCATTGGGGTGACCACACTGTACACAACAGCTATCATTTTATTCAGGTCAAAGGATGAGCGTGTGGTTGGGCTTACATACATGAAAATCACTGTTCTGTAGTAGAGAGTGAGAACAGTCAGATGagaagcacaagtggagaaagcctTGTGACGTCCATGAGAGGAGGGTATTTTCAGTATAGTTATACTAATGTAGATGTAGGAGACCATGGTAGACACAAATGTGCTCAGAATCACCAAAGCAGATAGCAGGAATACAATCTTCTGTGTGAGAGATGTGTCTACACAAGCCAGTTTCAATAGTGGTGGGATATCACAAAAGAAATGATTTATTACATTAGGCCCACAAAAGGGTAAATTCACCACT
Coding sequences within it:
- the LOC128330160 gene encoding olfactory receptor 10A4-like; its protein translation is MKRKNQTSVTEFILIGFSNHPELQIPLFIVFFIVYIITLTGNLLIILATTMDTALHSPMYFFLRHLSSLEICFNLVIVPKMLVNFLTENKTISYAGCAAQMYFFFFFGAAECCLLAAMAYDRYVAICNPLRYPDIMNRRACFQLAGASWFSGFPVSTVQTTWIFSLPFCGPNRVNHFFCDSPPVLELACADTYMFEIEALTATVLFIMFPFLLILLTYVRIITTILSMSSAEGRHKAFSTCSSHLLVVTLFYGTATSTYFRPKSSYSPDTKKILSLSYTVFTPMLNPIIYSLRNKEVKGALKRTLGRRIFAQK